From a region of the Kaistia sp. 32K genome:
- a CDS encoding DUF2950 domain-containing protein codes for MHKITASRITASVLGVLLASSLASFALPAGAQEVFPSPEAASTALVDAAKAPKEGTLDKIFGPGGKDLIASGDPDVDSERLADFLELASKGNSVIDGQNGEKILVYGTDQWPFPIPLRPSGTGWAFDIKLGKQQITDLTIGQNELVAIGACEDYVAAQNEYFRTLHDDEPVQQFARKLVSTEGRHDGLYWEPATPTDHSPLGDRIVAAAVRTSDDPTAPRSYHGYRYHILTRQGPDAPGGAYDYLVNGRLLAGFALLAYPEKWGETGIMTFLCDQRGNVYERNLGPSTDTVAPVVRRFNPGPDWDPVQP; via the coding sequence ATGCACAAGATCACCGCATCCAGGATCACCGCATCCGTGCTCGGCGTCCTGCTCGCGAGCAGCCTCGCCTCCTTCGCTCTCCCGGCCGGGGCACAGGAAGTGTTCCCCTCGCCGGAAGCCGCATCGACGGCGCTGGTCGACGCGGCAAAGGCCCCGAAAGAGGGCACGCTCGACAAGATCTTCGGTCCCGGCGGCAAGGACCTGATCGCCTCCGGCGATCCGGACGTCGACAGCGAGCGGCTGGCCGACTTTCTGGAGCTGGCGAGCAAGGGCAACAGCGTCATCGACGGCCAGAACGGCGAGAAGATCCTCGTCTACGGCACCGACCAATGGCCGTTCCCGATCCCGCTCAGGCCGAGCGGCACCGGCTGGGCCTTCGACATCAAGCTCGGCAAGCAGCAGATCACCGATCTGACCATCGGCCAGAACGAGCTCGTGGCGATCGGCGCCTGCGAAGACTATGTCGCCGCGCAGAACGAATATTTCCGGACGCTGCATGACGACGAACCGGTGCAGCAGTTCGCCCGCAAGCTCGTCAGCACCGAGGGCCGGCATGACGGCCTCTATTGGGAACCGGCGACGCCGACCGACCACAGCCCGCTCGGCGACCGGATCGTGGCGGCGGCGGTCCGCACCAGCGACGACCCGACGGCGCCGCGCTCCTATCACGGCTATCGTTATCATATCCTGACCCGCCAGGGCCCCGACGCGCCGGGCGGCGCCTATGACTATCTGGTCAACGGCCGCCTGCTCGCCGGCTTCGCGCTCCTCGCCTATCCGGAGAAGTGGGGCGAGACCGGCATCATGACCTTCCTCTGCGACCAGCGCGGCAATGTCTACGAGCGCAATCTCGGCCCGTCGACCGACACCGTCGCGCCGGTGGTCCGGCGCTTCAATCCCGGTCCCGACTGGGATCCCGTCCAGCCGTGA
- a CDS encoding TIM barrel protein, with product MADQNNFPKLHNAAWPGVVGKGGEGGEPIIPLDTLLELTAKAEVDGQKFDGIDLWLADPHLSIDSDRDQVKRMVDHIAGYGLKVGSFVAPIWAGAGGGSAMGSADERKRFVSQVRKAAQIGEQMRELGIRPTGGIRIDSSTGVGDWDKDPAGNTKIIAETFREAGKAAQDHGEFLVAEGEICWGGMQSWRENVRLLEEVGLPGIVGYQADMAHSMLFTLGYNAERDRLLPEGYDWQDRSVLDAAYKKVADALRPWTYDFHVAQNDGTVFGSGDHEKTGRHVQVTDPNGKLDVTKHAGYWLRDDSGNPTRKMRHIAWDGCMFPNSVMTAQQTWNDVLGAMIKVRDAHGWRE from the coding sequence GTGGCGGATCAGAACAACTTTCCAAAGCTGCACAACGCGGCATGGCCCGGCGTCGTCGGCAAGGGCGGGGAAGGTGGCGAGCCCATCATTCCATTGGACACGCTGCTGGAGCTGACCGCCAAGGCGGAAGTCGATGGACAGAAGTTCGACGGCATCGATCTGTGGCTCGCCGATCCGCATCTCTCGATCGACAGTGACCGCGACCAAGTCAAGCGCATGGTCGACCATATCGCGGGCTACGGCCTGAAGGTCGGTTCCTTCGTGGCGCCGATCTGGGCGGGCGCCGGCGGCGGCTCGGCCATGGGTTCGGCCGACGAGCGCAAGCGCTTCGTCTCGCAGGTGCGCAAGGCGGCTCAGATCGGCGAGCAGATGCGCGAGCTCGGCATCCGCCCGACCGGTGGCATCCGCATCGATTCCTCGACCGGCGTCGGCGACTGGGACAAGGACCCGGCCGGCAATACCAAGATCATCGCCGAGACGTTCCGCGAGGCCGGCAAGGCGGCGCAGGACCATGGCGAGTTCCTCGTCGCCGAAGGCGAGATCTGCTGGGGCGGCATGCAGTCCTGGCGCGAGAATGTCCGCCTGCTCGAAGAGGTCGGCCTGCCCGGAATCGTCGGCTACCAGGCCGACATGGCGCATTCGATGCTGTTCACGCTCGGCTACAACGCCGAGAGGGATCGCCTGCTGCCCGAGGGCTATGACTGGCAGGACCGCTCCGTCCTCGACGCGGCCTACAAGAAGGTCGCCGACGCGCTCCGCCCCTGGACCTACGATTTCCACGTCGCCCAGAACGACGGCACCGTCTTCGGCTCGGGCGACCACGAGAAGACCGGCCGCCACGTCCAGGTCACCGACCCGAACGGCAAGCTCGATGTCACCAAGCATGCCGGCTACTGGCTGCGCGACGACAGCGGCAACCCGACCCGCAAGATGCGCCACATCGCCTGGGACGGCTGCATGTTCCCGAACTCCGTGATGACGGCGCAGCAGACCTGGAACGACGTTCTGGGCGCGATGATCAAGGTGCGCGACGCCCATGGCTGGCGCGAATAA
- a CDS encoding GntR family transcriptional regulator — protein sequence MQLQLVNLDRKSPLRDQIYQVIRTLIVIGQLRPGQSVNEVEIAEQLGVSRTPVREAVKRLSDEGLINVYAQTGTFVATISRDALEEAYVIRSALEVESVRRAASKITARHIEALEDIIGQHQTAIGRKRYTDAIRLDDDFHRSIAEVNHFSMLWRAVDISKAQMDRGRYLALPRPGSGATTIAQHQAILTALAAKDEQRAMEAMREHLDTSLRNTLSLLAESLEPSET from the coding sequence CTGCAGTTGCAACTGGTCAACCTGGATCGCAAGTCGCCTCTGCGCGACCAGATCTACCAGGTCATCCGCACGCTGATCGTCATCGGACAGCTGCGTCCGGGCCAGTCGGTCAACGAGGTCGAGATCGCCGAGCAGCTCGGCGTCTCGCGCACGCCTGTCCGCGAGGCGGTCAAGCGCCTGAGCGACGAGGGCCTGATCAATGTCTATGCGCAGACGGGGACGTTCGTCGCGACGATCTCGCGCGATGCGCTCGAGGAGGCCTATGTGATCCGCAGCGCGCTCGAGGTCGAGAGCGTGCGCCGCGCGGCGTCGAAGATCACCGCGCGCCATATCGAGGCGCTCGAGGACATCATCGGCCAGCACCAGACCGCCATCGGCCGCAAGCGCTACACCGACGCCATCCGTCTCGACGACGATTTTCATCGCTCGATCGCCGAGGTCAACCATTTCTCGATGCTGTGGCGGGCGGTCGATATCTCCAAGGCGCAGATGGATCGCGGGCGGTATCTGGCGCTGCCGCGACCCGGCTCGGGCGCGACGACCATCGCCCAGCACCAGGCGATCCTGACGGCGCTCGCCGCCAAGGACGAGCAGCGGGCGATGGAGGCCATGCGCGAGCATCTCGATACCTCGCTGCGCAACACGCTGAGCCTTTTGGCCGAATCCCTCGAGCCTTCCGAAACCTAG
- a CDS encoding Gfo/Idh/MocA family protein produces MTKKKLNIGLVGAGFMGRTHSNAFRQVGQFFKNDYEPVLKAIATRNAKGAADFAQNWGYESSESDWRKLIERKDIDLIDIASPNDTHAEIAIAAAEAGKMVMCEKPLGRNAAEAEKMVAAVEAAGVANMVWYNYRRVPAVTLAKQMIDEGRLGRIFHYRAKFLQDWTISADVPQGGMGTWRLDASVAGSGVTGDLLAHCIDTALWLNGGIDSVTAATETFVKQRSHAVSGKVEEVKIDDASAFLARFGNGSLATFEATRYARGHKALYTLEINGEKGSIAWDLHDLHRLQFFDHGDDGHLRGWRTIHITDGDHPYMSHWWVPGLQIGYEHSFIHQAADFLSGLASDKPAAPTFRDALRTDYVTDAVLASAKSGRWETVKG; encoded by the coding sequence ATGACCAAGAAAAAACTCAATATCGGCCTGGTCGGCGCCGGCTTCATGGGCCGCACCCATTCCAACGCCTTCCGTCAGGTCGGCCAGTTCTTCAAGAACGACTACGAGCCCGTCCTGAAGGCAATCGCGACGCGCAACGCCAAGGGCGCCGCCGATTTCGCCCAGAACTGGGGCTATGAGAGCTCCGAGAGCGACTGGCGCAAGCTGATCGAGCGGAAAGATATCGACCTGATCGATATTGCCAGCCCGAACGACACCCATGCCGAGATCGCCATCGCGGCGGCAGAGGCCGGCAAGATGGTGATGTGCGAGAAGCCGCTCGGCCGCAACGCCGCCGAGGCCGAGAAGATGGTCGCCGCCGTCGAGGCGGCCGGCGTCGCCAACATGGTCTGGTACAATTATCGCCGCGTGCCGGCGGTGACGCTCGCCAAGCAGATGATCGACGAGGGCCGGCTCGGCCGCATCTTCCATTATCGCGCCAAATTCCTGCAGGACTGGACGATCTCGGCCGACGTGCCGCAGGGCGGCATGGGCACTTGGCGTCTTGACGCCAGCGTCGCCGGCAGCGGCGTCACCGGCGACCTGCTCGCCCACTGCATCGACACCGCGCTCTGGCTGAACGGCGGCATCGACAGCGTGACGGCGGCGACCGAGACCTTCGTCAAGCAGCGCTCGCATGCCGTCAGCGGCAAGGTCGAAGAGGTCAAGATCGACGACGCCAGCGCCTTCCTCGCCCGCTTCGGCAACGGCTCACTCGCAACCTTCGAGGCGACCCGCTACGCCCGTGGCCACAAGGCGCTCTACACGCTGGAGATCAACGGCGAGAAGGGTTCGATTGCCTGGGACCTGCACGATCTGCACCGGCTGCAGTTCTTCGACCATGGCGACGACGGCCATCTGCGCGGCTGGCGCACGATCCACATCACCGATGGCGACCACCCCTATATGAGCCATTGGTGGGTGCCGGGGCTGCAGATCGGCTACGAGCATTCCTTCATCCATCAGGCCGCCGATTTCCTGTCCGGCCTCGCTTCGGACAAGCCGGCCGCGCCGACCTTCCGCGATGCGCTCCGGACTGACTACGTCACCGACGCGGTGCTGGCCTCGGCCAAATCCGGCCGCTGGGAAACGGTCAAGGGCTGA
- a CDS encoding DUF502 domain-containing protein — MKSPGRRIDISPLGFLKATLLGGLLFLLPVALLSIAFRHAMTLGQKLAEPISKLVPETVIPRGFGLIPLLTILILALFCLAAGLFARTRTGRQLRDWLETSLFGGLPQYRLMKSMAEGLAHVEGSEGMTPVLVKVEEGWQIGYRLEPLEGGWLAVFLPQAPTPMSGNILYMPAECVRPLDLTMVQALQIVKNMGVGSAPALRGIDLGPAPAEPKL, encoded by the coding sequence ATGAAGTCGCCTGGACGTCGCATCGACATATCGCCCCTGGGGTTCCTCAAGGCGACATTGCTCGGCGGCCTGCTGTTCCTCCTGCCCGTGGCGCTGCTCTCGATCGCCTTTCGCCATGCCATGACGCTGGGCCAGAAGCTGGCCGAGCCGATATCGAAGCTCGTGCCCGAAACGGTCATTCCGCGCGGCTTCGGCCTCATCCCGCTGCTGACGATCCTGATCCTGGCGCTCTTCTGCCTCGCGGCGGGCCTGTTCGCGCGGACCCGAACGGGCCGGCAGCTGCGCGATTGGCTGGAAACCTCGCTATTCGGGGGCCTGCCGCAATATCGGCTGATGAAGAGCATGGCCGAGGGCCTCGCCCATGTCGAAGGCTCCGAGGGGATGACACCGGTGCTGGTCAAGGTCGAGGAAGGCTGGCAGATCGGCTACCGGCTCGAACCGCTCGAAGGGGGCTGGCTGGCAGTATTCCTGCCGCAGGCGCCGACGCCGATGTCCGGCAACATCCTCTACATGCCGGCCGAATGCGTGCGCCCGCTCGACCTGACCATGGTGCAGGCGCTGCAGATCGTGAAGAACATGGGCGTCGGCTCGGCCCCTGCCCTGCGCGGGATCGACCTCGGCCCCGCCCCGGCCGAACCGAAGCTCTAG